In Canis lupus familiaris isolate Mischka breed German Shepherd chromosome 9, alternate assembly UU_Cfam_GSD_1.0, whole genome shotgun sequence, a single window of DNA contains:
- the LOC111097549 gene encoding protein TsetseEP-like isoform X1 — MFSCCFRTSGGPRLRTARPTSSAPRGGCPVRAHRRLWPFGRRGRKSTTEDVGRRLADTRSHLPPVVQLCPAAQQSQRGRRDKVSTEPSPGAGTQDCLERPLTSPRPQFLYLLHFTDPEPVPVTVDASAPDRETDPYSDGDLCLDPSPDPAVAPATAPATDAAPLLVPALDPDPAPAPDPEPDHDPAPDPDPESDQDSAPDPIPPSDLDPGFASAPDPAPDSAPASVLIPSLAPDPAPSPAPDSDPDHAPVYDTDPDPATAPAPYADPSPSPPLPLLLPLPLPLPLLLLSSQRAPRSP, encoded by the exons ATGTTCTCGTGCTGTTTTCGAACCTCTGGGGGCCCCAGGCTGAGGACAGCGCGCCCTACTAGCAGTGCCCCTCGTGGGGGGTGTCCTGTCAGGGCTCACCGGCGCCTCTGGCCATTTGGCAGAAGGGGTCGAAAG AGCACCACAGAAGATGTTGGAAGGAGGCTCGCGGACACCAGGTCCCACCTCCCTCCAGTGGTACAGTTGTGCCCCGCCGCCCAGCAGAGCCAGCGTGGACGCAGGGACAAAGTATCAACAGAACCATCTCCAGGGGCAGGTACCCAGGACTGCCTGGAAAGGCCCCTGACCTCGCCCAGGCCACAGTTCCTGTACCTCCTACATTTCACAG ATCCAGAACCTGTCCCTGTTACAGTTGATGCCAGTGCTCCTGACCGAGAGACTGACCCATATTCTGATGGAGACCTTTGCCTTGACCCCTCTCCTGACCCTGCTGTTGCCCCTGCAACAGCTCCTGCCACTGATGCTGCCCCTCTACTCGTTCCTGCTCTTGACCCTGACCCTGCGCCAGCTCCTGACCCTGAGCCTGACCATGACCCTGCTCCTGACCCTGATCCTGAAAGTGACCAGGACTCTGCTCCTGACCCTATCCCTCCTTCTGATCTGGACCCTGGCTTTGCTTCTGCCCCTGACCCTGCTCCTGACTCTGCTCCTGCTTCTGTCCTTATCCCTTCCCTTGCTCCTgatcctgccccttcccctgctcccgaCTCTGACCCTGACCATGCTCCTGTTTATGACACTGACCCTGACCCTGCTACTGCCCCCGCCCCTTACGCTgacccttctccttccccacctctgccactgctcctgcccctgcccctgcccctgcccctcctcctgctcagcTCCCAGAGGGCTCCCAGGAGCCCATAG
- the LOC111097549 gene encoding uncharacterized protein LOC111097549 isoform X2: MFSCCFRTSGGPRLRTARPTSSAPRGGCPVRAHRRLWPFGRRGRKSTTEDVGRRLADTRSHLPPVVQLCPAAQQSQRGRRDKVSTEPSPGAGTQDCLERPLTSPRPQFLYLLHFTEPSPTAPLTEVEQPGAGVGVLAPPEPE, encoded by the exons ATGTTCTCGTGCTGTTTTCGAACCTCTGGGGGCCCCAGGCTGAGGACAGCGCGCCCTACTAGCAGTGCCCCTCGTGGGGGGTGTCCTGTCAGGGCTCACCGGCGCCTCTGGCCATTTGGCAGAAGGGGTCGAAAG AGCACCACAGAAGATGTTGGAAGGAGGCTCGCGGACACCAGGTCCCACCTCCCTCCAGTGGTACAGTTGTGCCCCGCCGCCCAGCAGAGCCAGCGTGGACGCAGGGACAAAGTATCAACAGAACCATCTCCAGGGGCAGGTACCCAGGACTGCCTGGAAAGGCCCCTGACCTCGCCCAGGCCACAGTTCCTGTACCTCCTACATTTCACAG AGCCCTCTCCCACGGCCCCTCTCACAGAGGTGGAGCAGCCAGGTGCAGGGGTGGGAGTCCTGGCCCCTCCAGAGCCCGAGTAA